The Mesorhizobium sp. AR02 genomic interval ACCGTCTCGCCGCGCACGCGCAGCGCCATCAGGAAGCCGCCGATCTGCCCGGGGGTCGCGTCGCCCGACATGATGATGTCGAAGGCCTCGCGCGCTTCCTCGAAGGAAAGCGCCGCGCCGGCCGCGACCTTGGCGATATGGGTTTTCAGCGCGCTCATCTTGTCGAAGCTTGGGAAACGGCGGCCTGGTCGACGCGGACGTCATACTGCGTCTGCAACTGCGCCACCAATTGGTCGAGCAGATCGTCCGACATGCCGGAGGTGAAGGATTTCTGCGCGTCCTCCGGCACCGAGCTGGCATCGGCCCCGGCGGGTTCGAACACCTCGGCGACCTTGAACAGGATCTGTCCGTCGCCGGTGGGCGAGGGGATCAGGCCGGTGCCGCCTTCGCCGACGCCGAACATCACGGCAGCACCTTCCTTGCCGAAATCGGCATCGTCGGCTTCGCGCTTCAGGCCGCGCTTGGTCTGCTTCTCCAGCTTGAGCTCGCTGGCGATGACGTCGAGCGTGGCGCCGGCCTTGAGCCGCTTTTCGAGTTCGCCTGCCTTGGCGGCGAGCCGCTTGGTGGTCTCTGCCGCCGTCCAGTCGGCGACAACTTTCTGGCGGACCTCATCCAGTGTCCGGTCGCGCGCCGGCGTGATCGAAGCAACCTCATAGAAGATGAAGCCGTTGTCGGCCGTGGTCAGCGCTTCGTTTTCGGTCTTGGGTTCGGCGTCAAAGACCGCCTTGATCAGTTCGGGCGATTCCGGCAGGTCCTTGACGACGGAGCCGTCCGGCCTGAGGCCACTGCGATCGATGGCGTCGAGGGTGATGTCCTTCAGCTTCAGCTTGGCCGCCGCGTCGGCCAGCGAACTGCCGGAGGCACGGGTGTCTTCGTAATTGTCGTGCACATCCAAAAGGATGCGGCTTGCCTCGCCCAGCGCCAGGTCCTTGCGGATCTGGTCGGACACTTCGGCGAGCGGCTTCACCACTTCGGGCTTGATCTCGGTGACGCGCAGCAGCACCGGACCGAAGGCGCCCTGAACGACCTGGCTGACTTCATTGGCGTTGAGCGCGAAAGCGGCATCGGCAACCGCCTTGTCGGCGATCTTGTCCTTGGCAAATGTGCCAAGCAGCGTGTCGGCCGGGGTCTTGCCTTCGGCGGTCACCAGCTTTTCGAAAGTGGCGCCGGCCTTGAGCGAATCAAGCGCCGCCTTGGCCGCATCCGGCGTCTTGAACACAAGCTGCTCGATGGTGCGCATTTCGGGCGTGGTGTAGCGGCCCTTGTTCTTGTTGTAGTCGTCGCTGACCTGTTGGTCGGTGACGGCGGTCGGATCCATGATGTCCACCGGATCGAGGCGGACATAGGAGAATTTGCGGTATTCAGGTGCTGCGTAGGTTTTCTTGTTGGCCTCGAAATAAGCCTGAAGCACGCTGTCGCTCGGTGCCTCGATCGGCTGGACGAGCGTCTTTGGCAATTGCAGATAGTCGACGGTGCGATCCTCGCCACGATAGAGCGCGACCGCCTTGAAGAAAGTGTCCGGAGCCTTGAGGCCGTCCGAGACCGCCTCGACGATCTGCTGGCGCACCGCCACCTGGGCGCGGTTCTTCAGGTAATCCTCGGGCCGCATGCCGACCTGGCGCAGCATGTACTCGAATGTTCTTCTGTCGAACTGGCCGCCTGGGCCCTTGAACGCCGGATCCTCACGCGTCAGCTCGGCCAGCCGATCCTTGGACAGGCCGAGGCCAAGCTTGCGGGCTTGTTCGTCGAGAACGGCACCGGAAACAAGCTGCGCCAGAACTTGATTGTCGATGCCGAGCGCCTTTGCCTGTTCATGGGTGAGGCGCTGACCGAACTGCTGCGACATGACAGCCAACTGGCGATCATAGGCGAGGCGATATTCGTTGATCGATACCTTGGTGCCACCCGCTATTATCACCGAATCGTGGCCGGCAAAGCCGCCCATCAGCCGTCCGGAGATGCCCCAGGCGGCGAAACTGACCACCAGCAGTGAAAGCAATGTCTTCGCGACCCAGGTACCCGCCGCGCTTCTCAATATACCAAGCATCGTTACTTCCGATTTATGCGCATTTTCGGATGCGCCGAGTTTGAAACAAGCGCAATAGCGCCCTTCCGGCCCACTGTCGATTGCTTTGTGGCCTGATTTTGGTAGTGAGGGCCAGAGCTTGATATTGCCCGGAGAAGCAGACCATGACGCCAGGAATTCGCCCGCTTGTCGCCGGCAACTGGAAAATGAACGGCACCAGCGCCTCGCTGAACGAGCTCAGGATGATCGGCAACGGGTTCATGAGCGGGCTCGACGCGGAGACCGAGGCACTGGTCTGCGTTCCCGCGACGCTGCTTTCCCATGCCGCGGAGATTCTGTCGCGCACGCCGGTCCATGCCGGTGGCGAGGACTGCCATACCAAGGAGAGCGGTGCCTACACCGGCTGCATCTCGGCCGAGATGCTGAAGGACGCCGGCGCGAGCCATGTCATTGTCGGCCATTCCGAATGCCGCGAACAACGTGGCGAGGACGATGCGACGGTCCAGGCCAAAGCCGCTGCCGCATGGCGTGCCGGGCTCGTGGCCATCGTTTGCATCGGCGAGACGCAGCAACAGCGTGAGGCGGGCGCCACGCTCGACGTGCTGTCGCGCCAGGTCGCCGGCTCGGTGCCGCCGAGTGCCACGCCATCCAACACCATCATTGCCTATGAGCCGGTATGGGCGATCGGCACCGGCCTGACGCCGACCGCCGCCGATGTGGCCGAAGCGCATGCGCATATCCGCGAAAAGCTGGCGGAAAAGCTCGGTGCCATCGCTGCCAAAGTGCGCATTCTCTATGGTGGCTCGGTCAAGCCGTCCAACGCGGTGGAACTGCTGGGCGTCAGGAATGTCGATGGCGCGCTGGTCGGCGGCGCCAGCCTGAAAGCAGCCGATTTCCTCGGTATCGCCGAAGCCTATCGCAGCATTTCAGGCTGATATCCGCGACGATGGACGGGGCTCATCCCGTCCAAATTCGTTGCAAAGGGCGCGTTGCTTCCCATATTCCGGCCACGGGCTTGGAAATGCCGTGAAAGCATTGTATTGAGCCGCCTCCAATTCACCGGTCGTGTCCGCGGCCGGGCAAGGCCTTGCCAGGATAAACTATGCAAACCGTACTGATCGTCATCCATCTCATGGTCGTGCTCGCCCTCGTCGGCGTGGTGCTGCTGCAACGCTCCGAAGGCGGCGGCCTTGGCATTGGTGGCGGATCGGGCTTCATGACGGCACGTGGCGCCGCCAACGCGTTGACGCGGGCGACGGCGATCCTGGCGGCCGCTTTCTTCGTCACGTCGCTGACCCTGTCGATCATTGCCCGCTACGGCGAGAAGCCGATCGACATTCTCGACCGCGTTCCCGCAACATCGGACGGCGCCGGCAAGGGCGTGCTCAACCAGTTGCCGGGCACCACCACTCCGGCGCCCGCCGGCAGCACCACGCCGACGCCGCCGTCGGGCAATGGCGCAGCAACGACGCCTGCGCCAGCCGCTCCGGCCACCGCGCCGGCCTCTGGCGCGACGCCGCCGGCAAGCAACGGCACCACCAATACCGCGCCGGCCGCACCGCAGGTCCCGAACCAGTAACCTCTACTTTTCCAAACCGCGATCTGTGATCGTTTGAACACAGTCGCGGCAAATGCTGCGCGATCACGAAGATTCGACGCTCAGTAGCGCGGTCCCACGCTTGAGGCATCCGCGCTTATTCGACTATAGATTGCACGCGGCATTTTCGGTGTCCTTGGGGGACGCCGGGCGACGCCGTGGGCAACAAGCATTGAACGATCGGATCTTCGCCATGCAGCTTCGCAGCTTCATTTTCCTGGGACTTTGCGCCGCACTCGGCCTCAGTTCCCCGGCTTTCGCCGGCGTGCCAGTCAATATGGGCACCAATCAGTCGGTCGACAGAACCGATGCAATCCCTGTCGCAGCCACCAAAAGTGATGCGGCGCAGTTGAGGCTTCTCAAGAAGAAGAAAAACCCGACACCGGACGATCTCGCCCAGATCAAGAAGATCGAAGCCAAGATCGTTGCCGACAAGGAAGACGCCAAGGCCAAGGCGCTGGAAGCCAGGAAGCTAGCGATGCGCGAGGCGGCGAAGGCCAAGGCCGACGCGGAACGCCAGGCCTTCCTCGCCAGCAAGGGCCAGAAAGCGCAAGCAACCGAAGTGGCCGAGGCAAAGCCGGCCAAGAAGACCACCAAGATCATCGAACCGGTTGAACCGATCACGCCGATCCAGTCGGCCGAGCCGCTTCCGGCCGAGGCGATGAACGTTGCCTTGACCGGCAACAATGGCGAACTGCGCAGCGAGGTCATCGGCGGCCAGAAGCAGTCGAGTGGCGGCCTGTTTGCCGGCCTGTTTGGTGGGACCTCATCCGGCTCATCGATCAGCTATCTGCCGGAGACACGCGCGCTCGATCAGGCACTCGCCCAGAAAAACGCCAAG includes:
- a CDS encoding L,D-transpeptidase produces the protein MQLRSFIFLGLCAALGLSSPAFAGVPVNMGTNQSVDRTDAIPVAATKSDAAQLRLLKKKKNPTPDDLAQIKKIEAKIVADKEDAKAKALEARKLAMREAAKAKADAERQAFLASKGQKAQATEVAEAKPAKKTTKIIEPVEPITPIQSAEPLPAEAMNVALTGNNGELRSEVIGGQKQSSGGLFAGLFGGTSSGSSISYLPETRALDQALAQKNAKKPFKVKPEFVPQDVEFTGYDAGTIVIDTSARRLYLVESSTTARRYAIAVGREGLQFKGTVAVGDKQEWPRWIPTLDMQKREPKHYAQYKDGMPGGGQNPLGARAIYLYDGKKDTHLRIHGTIAPQSIGTSASNGCFRMMNEHVMDLYSRVRVGTKVVII
- a CDS encoding SurA N-terminal domain-containing protein; this encodes MLGILRSAAGTWVAKTLLSLLVVSFAAWGISGRLMGGFAGHDSVIIAGGTKVSINEYRLAYDRQLAVMSQQFGQRLTHEQAKALGIDNQVLAQLVSGAVLDEQARKLGLGLSKDRLAELTREDPAFKGPGGQFDRRTFEYMLRQVGMRPEDYLKNRAQVAVRQQIVEAVSDGLKAPDTFFKAVALYRGEDRTVDYLQLPKTLVQPIEAPSDSVLQAYFEANKKTYAAPEYRKFSYVRLDPVDIMDPTAVTDQQVSDDYNKNKGRYTTPEMRTIEQLVFKTPDAAKAALDSLKAGATFEKLVTAEGKTPADTLLGTFAKDKIADKAVADAAFALNANEVSQVVQGAFGPVLLRVTEIKPEVVKPLAEVSDQIRKDLALGEASRILLDVHDNYEDTRASGSSLADAAAKLKLKDITLDAIDRSGLRPDGSVVKDLPESPELIKAVFDAEPKTENEALTTADNGFIFYEVASITPARDRTLDEVRQKVVADWTAAETTKRLAAKAGELEKRLKAGATLDVIASELKLEKQTKRGLKREADDADFGKEGAAVMFGVGEGGTGLIPSPTGDGQILFKVAEVFEPAGADASSVPEDAQKSFTSGMSDDLLDQLVAQLQTQYDVRVDQAAVSQASTR
- the tpiA gene encoding triose-phosphate isomerase: MTPGIRPLVAGNWKMNGTSASLNELRMIGNGFMSGLDAETEALVCVPATLLSHAAEILSRTPVHAGGEDCHTKESGAYTGCISAEMLKDAGASHVIVGHSECREQRGEDDATVQAKAAAAWRAGLVAIVCIGETQQQREAGATLDVLSRQVAGSVPPSATPSNTIIAYEPVWAIGTGLTPTAADVAEAHAHIREKLAEKLGAIAAKVRILYGGSVKPSNAVELLGVRNVDGALVGGASLKAADFLGIAEAYRSISG
- the secG gene encoding preprotein translocase subunit SecG — translated: MQTVLIVIHLMVVLALVGVVLLQRSEGGGLGIGGGSGFMTARGAANALTRATAILAAAFFVTSLTLSIIARYGEKPIDILDRVPATSDGAGKGVLNQLPGTTTPAPAGSTTPTPPSGNGAATTPAPAAPATAPASGATPPASNGTTNTAPAAPQVPNQ